The Mycolicibacterium lutetiense genome window below encodes:
- a CDS encoding transposase has translation MQYQSTRKSVFSVHYHVIWCPKYRRDVLRGPIQTRLKQIIGEVVAEILKGRSSRRLRQEFAHLARMKCLWSPSWFVSTVGGAPLEVVGRYVENQKPTAGRKVTAA, from the coding sequence ATGCAGTACCAGTCGACACGTAAATCGGTGTTTTCGGTGCACTACCACGTGATTTGGTGCCCGAAGTACCGCCGTGATGTGTTGCGTGGGCCGATCCAGACGCGGTTGAAGCAGATCATCGGTGAGGTGGTCGCCGAGATTCTGAAAGGGCGCTCGTCGCGGCGCCTTAGGCAGGAGTTCGCGCATCTGGCGAGGATGAAATGCTTGTGGTCACCATCGTGGTTTGTCTCTACGGTGGGCGGTGCGCCCTTGGAGGTGGTTGGCCGCTACGTGGAGAATCAGAAACCTACGGCTGGGCGAAAGGTGACGGCTGCATAG
- a CDS encoding type VII secretion target: MADLRVNTDGLTSAAMTGDDVAASLATSTAGGPGGNRQGHAGVAAMDAALTSVRDRQSGRASELADGLRVATGSYQTTDSDGADDIAVTL; encoded by the coding sequence GTGGCAGATTTGCGGGTCAACACCGATGGGCTGACATCGGCGGCGATGACGGGGGACGACGTTGCCGCCAGCCTCGCCACGAGCACCGCCGGGGGTCCCGGCGGTAACCGGCAGGGCCACGCTGGCGTTGCGGCCATGGACGCGGCACTGACGTCGGTTCGGGACAGACAGTCTGGCCGTGCATCCGAGCTCGCCGATGGCCTCCGGGTCGCCACCGGTAGCTATCAGACCACCGACAGTGACGGTGCCGACGATATCGCGGTGACGCTGTGA
- a CDS encoding RNA-guided endonuclease InsQ/TnpB family protein, with protein MAHRYRMYPTAQQAVFMLERHCADARYVWNLAVEQFNWGRSGRSAPGPAARQKQLAAARQAFEWLAAGSSAVQQQALRDFDRAVAGFFTGTHRRPTWRRKHLDEGFCIRDSRVEPVNRKWAQVFVPKLGLVKLRLSRPLPAGKLGMARVTCKAGRWHVSFPAPQPGVPAAAGREECMVGIDRGVKTTLALSDGTMLRAPVMRRVEQNKLIRLQQQLARCRKGSIRRGKVKARIATLHARVADRRRDWIEKTTTRITATYGVVAVEKLPTRNMVRAPKPKPDPEVPGHYLPNGKAAKSGLNRGIYANCWGVIAQRLEHKTSASGTTLIEVPAAYSSLECRNCGHSVKENRKSQAEFQCVKCGHQDHADLQAANTILARATRPAHTSGLEATPATTGVLAQARRPDDAHAA; from the coding sequence ATGGCGCACCGTTACCGCATGTATCCGACCGCTCAGCAGGCGGTGTTCATGTTGGAACGGCACTGTGCCGATGCCCGTTACGTGTGGAATCTTGCTGTCGAGCAGTTCAATTGGGGGCGCTCTGGTAGATCGGCGCCGGGTCCGGCGGCTCGGCAGAAACAACTCGCTGCAGCCCGGCAGGCGTTTGAGTGGCTGGCGGCGGGGTCGTCGGCGGTGCAGCAGCAGGCCCTGCGGGATTTCGACCGCGCCGTGGCGGGATTCTTCACAGGCACCCATCGCCGGCCGACGTGGCGACGTAAACATCTCGATGAGGGCTTCTGCATTCGCGACAGCCGTGTCGAGCCGGTGAATCGTAAATGGGCGCAGGTGTTCGTCCCGAAACTCGGGCTGGTCAAGTTGCGGCTCTCTCGCCCGCTGCCGGCCGGCAAGCTCGGCATGGCCCGGGTCACCTGCAAGGCGGGCCGCTGGCACGTCAGCTTCCCGGCTCCCCAGCCAGGGGTGCCGGCTGCGGCGGGCCGTGAGGAGTGCATGGTCGGAATCGACCGGGGCGTGAAAACCACGCTCGCACTCTCGGATGGCACGATGCTGCGGGCCCCGGTCATGCGCCGCGTCGAGCAGAACAAGCTGATCCGGCTGCAGCAGCAGCTGGCGCGTTGCCGAAAAGGCAGTATCCGCCGAGGCAAGGTGAAAGCCCGTATCGCCACACTGCACGCGAGAGTGGCCGATCGGCGCCGTGACTGGATCGAGAAAACCACCACCAGAATCACGGCCACCTATGGTGTGGTCGCGGTGGAGAAACTGCCGACTCGGAACATGGTGCGGGCACCGAAACCCAAGCCCGACCCCGAGGTGCCGGGTCACTACCTGCCGAACGGGAAAGCCGCGAAATCCGGTTTGAACCGGGGGATCTATGCGAACTGCTGGGGTGTGATCGCCCAGCGTTTGGAACACAAAACGTCCGCGTCCGGTACCACCCTCATCGAGGTGCCGGCCGCGTACAGCAGTCTGGAGTGCCGCAACTGTGGCCACAGCGTGAAGGAAAACCGTAAGAGCCAAGCGGAATTCCAGTGCGTGAAATGTGGCCACCAGGACCACGCGGACCTGCAGGCAGCCAACACCATCCTCGCCCGGGCCACCCGGCCCGCGCACACCTCCGGACTGGAGGCAACACCCGCCACCACGGGTGTGCTCGCGCAAGCGAGAAGACCCGATGACGCACACGCGGCATAG
- a CDS encoding HdeD family acid-resistance protein produces the protein MNASTDSLVTPKLVTALWQTALLWGLSAVLLGCLVLFWPGVSILVAAVLFGAYLFVSGILQVASAFGLHERFGSRALLFVSGAISVVLAVLAFRHFDEGYGVLFLAIWIGIGFVFQGASEIAVASGAPGLPGRGWQIVLGVITVIAGMVVLVWPFDSIVMLTIVTGVSLVIIGVAQIIKAVKLRSGLKKVEKGIDSLTSAG, from the coding sequence GTGAATGCGTCAACCGACTCGTTGGTCACCCCGAAGCTGGTGACCGCCCTGTGGCAAACGGCACTTCTGTGGGGCCTCTCGGCAGTACTCCTTGGCTGCCTGGTCCTCTTCTGGCCGGGGGTGTCGATCCTGGTGGCCGCCGTACTGTTCGGCGCCTACCTCTTCGTATCGGGAATCCTGCAGGTGGCGTCCGCCTTCGGCCTCCACGAGAGGTTCGGCAGTCGGGCCCTGCTGTTCGTCAGCGGTGCGATCTCGGTGGTGCTGGCAGTGCTGGCGTTCCGCCATTTCGACGAAGGCTACGGCGTGTTGTTCCTCGCGATCTGGATCGGCATCGGATTCGTCTTCCAGGGGGCGTCCGAGATCGCCGTCGCCTCAGGCGCGCCCGGGCTTCCCGGCCGGGGTTGGCAGATCGTTCTCGGCGTGATCACCGTGATCGCCGGAATGGTCGTGCTCGTTTGGCCGTTCGATTCGATCGTGATGCTGACCATTGTCACGGGCGTCTCGCTCGTCATCATCGGCGTTGCGCAGATCATCAAGGCGGTCAAGCTTCGTAGCGGCCTGAAAAAGGTTGAGAAGGGCATCGATTCGTTGACCTCGGCCGGTTAA
- a CDS encoding glycosyltransferase family 39 protein — translation MDLSLNERAEGADRRVVREARIDALAVAAFAVALCAAGAARPSLWFDEAATISAATRSIPQLWDLIGHIDAVHGLYYLGMHGWFAILPATEFWSRFSSCLAIGGAAAGVVVLGRQFSTRTVSVCAGILFAMLPRITWAGIEARSYSWSTLAAVWLTVLLISAIRRDRTAVWLSYGALLAASTVLNMFVVLMVVPHAVAVAIVCNRRRTRIRWASVTAAAVVLVVPFVLWCRSQSFQVGWISPLGLHSFAEVLVNQYFDESVAFAVLAAVVLSAPLLTRRRPTDDGTRRLVAVAVVWVVAPTAVLLAYSAVAQPLYYPRYLCFTTPGMALLLAVCVVAVARSREWITATLAVFAVAATPNYLTVQRGPYAKEGMDFSQVADVISAHSSPGDCVIFDNTASWKPGPIRPITAARPAAYADLIDPGRGRPAWQRNRLWDAHLGIWGVADQVRRCTVLWTVSERDLAVPSRQSGERLQPGPRLDRAPAYQVPESMGFHIVERWQFNFAQVVKSTR, via the coding sequence GTGGATTTATCGCTGAACGAGCGCGCCGAGGGCGCGGACCGGCGCGTCGTTCGCGAAGCCCGAATCGACGCCCTGGCGGTGGCGGCGTTTGCCGTAGCACTGTGCGCGGCGGGAGCGGCCCGTCCGTCGCTGTGGTTCGACGAGGCCGCCACCATATCGGCGGCGACCCGCTCGATACCGCAGCTGTGGGACCTGATCGGCCACATCGACGCCGTGCACGGGCTGTATTACCTCGGCATGCACGGCTGGTTCGCCATCTTGCCGGCAACGGAGTTCTGGTCCAGGTTCTCCAGCTGTCTGGCCATCGGTGGCGCCGCGGCCGGGGTCGTGGTTCTCGGCCGGCAGTTCAGTACCCGGACGGTATCCGTTTGTGCGGGCATTCTTTTCGCGATGCTGCCGAGGATCACGTGGGCAGGTATCGAGGCCCGCTCCTACTCCTGGTCGACGTTGGCCGCGGTCTGGCTGACAGTTCTGCTCATCTCCGCCATCCGGCGCGACCGCACCGCGGTGTGGCTGTCATACGGTGCGCTGCTGGCGGCCTCCACCGTGCTGAACATGTTCGTGGTGCTGATGGTGGTTCCGCACGCCGTGGCCGTCGCGATCGTCTGCAACCGGCGTCGCACCCGGATCAGGTGGGCCTCGGTTACGGCAGCAGCCGTCGTCCTCGTGGTCCCGTTCGTCTTGTGGTGTCGTTCGCAGAGCTTCCAGGTCGGGTGGATCTCACCGCTGGGACTGCATTCGTTTGCCGAAGTCCTGGTCAACCAGTACTTCGACGAAAGTGTGGCGTTCGCGGTACTGGCGGCCGTCGTGCTGAGCGCGCCCCTGTTGACCAGGCGGCGGCCCACCGATGACGGTACCCGGCGGCTGGTGGCCGTGGCCGTGGTGTGGGTTGTCGCCCCGACCGCCGTGTTACTGGCGTATTCGGCTGTTGCCCAACCGCTTTACTACCCTCGCTACCTCTGTTTCACCACGCCGGGGATGGCGCTGCTGCTCGCCGTGTGTGTGGTCGCGGTGGCTCGCAGCAGGGAATGGATCACTGCCACATTGGCGGTGTTCGCCGTCGCGGCGACGCCCAACTACCTGACGGTGCAGCGCGGCCCGTACGCCAAGGAGGGCATGGACTTCAGCCAGGTGGCCGACGTCATCTCGGCGCACTCATCCCCCGGCGACTGCGTGATCTTCGACAACACCGCCTCGTGGAAGCCGGGCCCGATTCGTCCCATTACCGCCGCCCGGCCCGCCGCCTACGCCGACCTCATCGACCCCGGTCGAGGAAGGCCGGCCTGGCAACGGAATCGATTGTGGGATGCGCATCTCGGGATCTGGGGCGTCGCCGACCAGGTGCGTCGCTGCACGGTCTTGTGGACGGTGTCCGAACGCGACCTCGCAGTACCGAGCCGACAGAGCGGCGAAAGACTGCAGCCCGGACCCCGATTGGACCGCGCTCCGGCCTATCAGGTACCCGAGAGCATGGGTTTCCACATCGTGGAACGCTGGCAGTTCAACTTCGCCCAGGTGGTCAAGTCCACCCGATGA
- a CDS encoding acyl-CoA thioesterase — protein sequence MLLLADILSTLDLVESGDGIFVAEQRDNPSHHIVGGHISAQALMAASRTVPGRLPHSLHVYLLRAGDARYPVQMEVSSLRDGGSLSTRRVIGRQGGEVLLEALVSFSVDMDAADYHQPRPVVPDPETLPPVEEQLQAFADEAGGYWVNPQWIERRYIDPPPRLAIDLPEPPARTRMWWRVGEPVTDDPIVNSCLLTYFSGTALLDTTVTMRRATQVSVFSALIDLAIWFHRPADLTDWVLSDQVSPSGINGRGLASATLYNRAGQLVCSTAQEMYFGRRRD from the coding sequence ATGCTGCTTCTTGCCGACATCCTGTCCACGCTCGATCTGGTCGAGTCGGGTGACGGCATCTTCGTTGCCGAACAACGGGACAACCCCAGCCATCACATTGTGGGTGGGCATATCTCCGCCCAGGCGCTGATGGCGGCCAGCCGAACGGTTCCCGGCCGACTGCCGCACAGCCTGCACGTCTATCTGCTGCGCGCCGGTGACGCCCGGTATCCGGTGCAGATGGAGGTCAGCAGCCTGCGGGACGGCGGATCGCTGTCCACCCGCCGGGTCATCGGCCGCCAAGGCGGTGAGGTGTTGCTGGAAGCGCTCGTCTCGTTCAGCGTTGACATGGACGCCGCCGATTACCATCAACCCCGGCCTGTGGTGCCTGATCCAGAGACTCTGCCCCCGGTGGAGGAGCAACTGCAGGCGTTTGCCGATGAGGCCGGTGGGTACTGGGTGAACCCGCAGTGGATCGAGCGGCGCTACATCGATCCGCCGCCGCGGCTGGCGATCGATCTGCCCGAACCGCCGGCGCGCACCCGGATGTGGTGGCGCGTGGGCGAACCGGTAACCGATGATCCGATCGTCAACAGCTGTCTGCTGACGTACTTTTCGGGCACGGCGTTGCTCGACACGACGGTGACGATGCGGCGTGCGACGCAGGTGAGTGTTTTTTCGGCGCTGATCGACCTGGCCATCTGGTTCCACCGCCCCGCTGATCTGACCGATTGGGTGCTGTCTGACCAGGTTTCACCCAGCGGCATCAACGGGCGCGGCCTGGCCAGTGCGACGCTGTACAACCGCGCCGGGCAACTCGTGTGCTCGACAGCGCAGGAGATGTACTTCGGCCGCCGCCGCGACTGA
- a CDS encoding universal stress protein → MSAYRTVVVGTDGSDSSLRAVDRAGLIAAGSNAKLIVATAYFPQSEDQRAADVLKEEGYKMAGNAPIYAILREATERAKAAGATDIEERPVVGAPVDALVELAEDVQADLLVVGNVGLSTIAGRLLGSVPANVARRSKTDVLIVHTS, encoded by the coding sequence ATGAGCGCGTATCGAACCGTGGTGGTCGGCACCGACGGATCTGATTCGTCGTTGCGTGCAGTCGACCGCGCCGGTCTGATTGCCGCCGGGTCGAATGCCAAGCTGATCGTGGCAACCGCGTACTTCCCTCAGAGCGAAGACCAGCGTGCCGCCGATGTGCTCAAGGAGGAGGGCTACAAGATGGCGGGCAATGCGCCGATCTACGCCATCCTCCGCGAGGCGACCGAACGTGCAAAGGCGGCCGGCGCCACCGACATCGAGGAGCGGCCGGTTGTCGGCGCTCCGGTCGATGCGCTCGTGGAGCTGGCCGAGGACGTCCAGGCGGATCTGCTGGTGGTCGGCAACGTCGGCCTGAGCACGATTGCCGGCCGTCTGCTGGGCTCGGTGCCCGCGAATGTGGCACGCCGGTCCAAGACCGACGTGCTCATCGTCCACACCAGCTGA